A region of Legionella donaldsonii DNA encodes the following proteins:
- the traD gene encoding type IV conjugative transfer system coupling protein TraD: MRDEPNFKHYTRGGQISFHNLRMWDQITKTLTWFCLFSWVLLTGIIGWLTIPSEKLSQALVYYYASFLDLIGNKKQVFTLMFQGKLYRQPVEMIVNYPYYRMNAEAMLTKGAHAALIGFALALATGAALAVYFIRRGKAQRANQFIRGSKLQTEAQVKEAIVRNKANSDITIDGFPLIAGSEVQHLLVHGTVGTGKSQLIMKILDALRARGDRVIIYDKGCAFIPHYFEEGRDVILNPFDSRCPNWDLWQEAPKDSDLENMAESLIPMHGDADPFWVSAARTVFASCASRMRKDKNRSLEALLSLLLTSEFGKLETYLQGTAAATLVSDKIEKTAFSIRAVITTYLKSLSSLAGLAREGKEAFSIRDYILNEEKSGWLFISSNGEQHKTLKPLMSMWLAMASLTLLSLTPSSARRIWFVCDELPSLHKLPLLGETIAEVRKFGGCFLLGMQSFAQLTKVYGQSGGAKELFDLLNTRFFFRSPSSEMARLVASELGEEEIEESRENYSYGANSIRDGISLSTQRVTRAIVSYPQIMELKDLHCFLRLPGEYPITTLHLTLAKRDSKAMPFIERQLQPSIAITKNSPLKEMNQGSGEELVFKKTETKLIDYMD, encoded by the coding sequence ATGCGCGATGAACCTAATTTCAAACACTATACCCGCGGTGGGCAAATCAGCTTCCACAATCTGCGCATGTGGGATCAAATCACCAAAACACTTACCTGGTTTTGTCTTTTTTCCTGGGTGCTTTTAACCGGCATCATTGGCTGGCTTACCATCCCCTCTGAAAAACTTTCCCAGGCATTGGTGTACTATTACGCCTCGTTTTTAGATCTGATCGGGAACAAGAAGCAGGTATTCACTCTGATGTTTCAGGGCAAGTTATACCGCCAGCCGGTGGAGATGATTGTAAACTACCCCTACTACCGGATGAATGCCGAAGCCATGCTGACCAAGGGCGCTCATGCGGCCTTAATCGGGTTTGCACTGGCCTTGGCAACAGGAGCCGCCCTTGCAGTTTACTTTATTCGCCGTGGCAAAGCCCAACGTGCCAATCAGTTCATTCGCGGATCAAAATTACAAACGGAGGCACAGGTGAAGGAGGCCATTGTCCGCAACAAGGCCAATTCAGACATCACTATTGACGGCTTCCCACTGATTGCAGGTTCAGAAGTCCAACACCTTTTGGTACATGGCACCGTGGGTACAGGTAAAAGCCAGCTCATCATGAAAATTCTTGATGCCTTGCGAGCCCGCGGGGATAGAGTGATTATCTATGATAAGGGCTGCGCTTTCATTCCGCATTACTTTGAAGAAGGTCGGGATGTCATTTTAAATCCCTTTGATTCGCGCTGCCCGAACTGGGATTTATGGCAGGAAGCACCGAAAGATTCTGATTTGGAAAACATGGCTGAGAGTTTAATTCCCATGCACGGTGATGCCGACCCATTCTGGGTATCTGCCGCACGCACGGTCTTTGCAAGTTGTGCATCTCGCATGCGAAAAGATAAAAACCGTTCACTTGAAGCCCTTTTATCACTTCTTTTAACCAGTGAGTTTGGAAAGCTTGAGACCTACCTTCAGGGGACAGCAGCAGCGACTCTTGTCTCTGATAAAATTGAGAAAACGGCCTTTTCCATCCGCGCAGTTATTACCACCTATCTTAAATCATTAAGCTCCCTGGCGGGGCTTGCCAGGGAAGGTAAAGAGGCCTTTTCTATTCGAGATTACATCTTAAACGAAGAAAAATCAGGCTGGCTTTTTATTTCGTCTAATGGCGAGCAGCACAAAACCCTAAAACCATTGATGTCGATGTGGCTTGCCATGGCCTCCTTAACACTCTTGAGTTTGACGCCATCGTCTGCGCGACGCATCTGGTTTGTCTGTGATGAGTTGCCAAGTCTTCATAAACTGCCGTTGTTGGGTGAAACCATAGCTGAGGTGCGCAAGTTTGGCGGCTGCTTTCTATTAGGCATGCAGAGTTTTGCCCAGCTCACGAAAGTCTATGGTCAATCCGGTGGGGCTAAGGAGCTTTTTGATCTTTTAAATACTCGCTTTTTCTTTCGAAGTCCGAGTAGCGAGATGGCGCGCCTTGTGGCCAGCGAATTAGGGGAGGAAGAAATTGAGGAGTCCCGTGAAAATTATTCCTATGGGGCAAACTCGATACGAGATGGGATTTCGTTAAGCACCCAGCGGGTCACAAGAGCGATTGTCTCTTACCCTCAAATCATGGAATTAAAAGATTTGCATTGCTTCCTTCGCCTGCCTGGAGAATATCCCATCACAACCCTCCATCTAACACTTGCTAAACGTGATTCTAAGGCAATGCCATTTATCGAACGGCAATTACAACCCTCCATAGCTATAACAAAAAATTCTCCCCTTAAAGAGATGAACCAAGGCAGTGGTGAAGAGTTGGTCTTTAAAAAAACCGAAACTAAACTCATAGATTACATGGACTAA